From a region of the Odoribacter splanchnicus DSM 20712 genome:
- a CDS encoding SusC/RagA family TonB-linked outer membrane protein, whose translation MKKNPGMVFPARGKLSKILFVVRLKFFLILFSCFQLNAAVHSQNNVRISLDLENVSLEQVIWEIQKKTDFVFMYGTRDIEGVKQLTVQETDKEVNEILKTCLKNTGLWFEISGNAVVIKKEVTATEGRKITGKVVDEKGNPLPGVTVIIKGTSLGTVTSVEGEFTITLPVADGQALLFSFVGMETMEVKITDKNDYKIVLKEDVKALDDVVVTGYFNKNKDSFTGAQVTVKGDELRKVTTGNVLQALSVFDPSIRFEDNIDIGSNPNRIADFTIRGNSGIGLTEFEKEAVSRDNLKNNPNLPTFIMDGFEVDAEKIFDLDIERIESLTILKDASATAIYGSRAANGVIVIKTKAPSEGQLRVNYNFTASIAIPDLNGYDLLDAREKLDFEKSIGMYKDNNADAQINKDKDYNYKLSLVESGVNTYWLSQPLKVEFNQKHSIFIEGGDKAVRYGIDFKYDKDNGVMKGSARDRGALGFSLSYNLKDKLLVRNYLTVNKVKSKESPYGDFSQYALLNPYYPFQDEHGNLIRKMTQYINTNKQIWNPVYEATVGNRDESEYLDVTNNFSLEWSIVQGLRLRANFSYGEKKEQVETFISPESLQYESYELSSGEGLLNKGEGYHGTSNTYSMDFNSVLTYYLGVGKHFINTALGVNLTESGSRSVNFDVRGYPSKMMDYISLAKEFTNTHPGGSEGKTRLAGFFANVNYSYANRYLLDLSARLDGSSMYGSESKFSPFWAVGLGWNIHHEKFMENTGISRLKIRGSIGTTGKASFQPYQSQTMFEYIQDGWYATGIGATLMALGNPNLKWETTTAYDLGLDFGMWEDRLTVTFGYYLKKTKNLLSSVTLPTSLGFIDYKENLGQMENEGVELALRSFVYKSNDWNVSLFVNMAHNKNRIVSISNALSSYNDKADQEQANNDDYKTKPMVRYKEGRSSTAIYAMKSLGIDPATGKELFQRQDGTNTYVWDPKESVVCGDTEPKVTGAFGTNITWKQLNLNMNFSYRLGGQVYNQTLINRVENADPRDNVDRRVLEQRWQKPGDHTFYKDINDKSTTPAGSRFIQDENVLQLGSLSLSYDLKKEWLKPIGFDMVRLTAMMNDVFRLSTVKRERGISYPFARSMSLGVMVQF comes from the coding sequence ATGAAAAAAAATCCTGGAATGGTTTTTCCCGCCCGGGGAAAACTCTCTAAAATTTTATTTGTGGTGAGACTGAAGTTTTTTTTGATTTTGTTTAGCTGTTTTCAGCTGAATGCAGCAGTACATTCTCAAAATAATGTAAGAATCAGTTTGGATTTGGAAAATGTGTCTTTGGAACAGGTGATCTGGGAGATTCAAAAGAAGACGGATTTTGTGTTTATGTACGGAACCCGTGACATTGAAGGAGTGAAGCAATTGACGGTACAGGAAACGGATAAGGAGGTGAATGAGATTTTGAAAACGTGCCTGAAAAATACTGGTCTTTGGTTTGAGATTTCCGGAAATGCCGTAGTGATAAAAAAAGAAGTGACAGCAACCGAAGGTCGTAAGATCACCGGAAAAGTGGTGGATGAAAAAGGGAATCCACTACCGGGAGTGACGGTCATTATCAAGGGAACTTCTTTAGGGACGGTGACTAGCGTAGAGGGAGAGTTTACAATCACTTTACCTGTGGCTGATGGACAAGCCTTGTTGTTTTCTTTTGTGGGGATGGAGACGATGGAGGTGAAGATTACGGATAAGAATGATTATAAGATTGTCTTAAAGGAGGATGTAAAGGCACTTGACGATGTGGTGGTGACCGGATATTTTAATAAGAACAAAGATAGTTTTACAGGGGCACAGGTAACCGTGAAAGGGGACGAGCTAAGGAAGGTGACTACCGGGAATGTGCTTCAGGCACTTTCTGTATTTGATCCTTCTATCCGCTTTGAGGACAATATAGACATCGGATCGAATCCTAACCGGATTGCTGATTTTACGATTCGGGGAAATTCTGGAATCGGGCTGACTGAATTTGAAAAGGAAGCAGTGAGCCGGGATAATCTGAAAAATAATCCGAATCTGCCTACGTTTATCATGGATGGTTTTGAAGTAGATGCAGAGAAAATTTTTGACCTCGATATTGAACGGATCGAATCGTTGACTATTCTGAAAGATGCTTCGGCAACGGCTATTTATGGTTCTCGGGCAGCGAATGGAGTGATTGTTATCAAAACGAAAGCTCCCTCGGAAGGACAGTTGCGGGTGAACTATAATTTTACTGCTTCTATCGCTATACCGGATTTAAATGGATACGACTTATTGGATGCCCGTGAAAAGTTGGATTTTGAAAAGAGCATAGGCATGTATAAAGATAATAATGCTGATGCGCAGATCAATAAAGATAAAGATTATAATTATAAACTGAGTCTTGTTGAGAGTGGAGTGAATACCTATTGGTTGTCTCAGCCTTTGAAGGTAGAGTTTAATCAAAAGCATAGCATATTCATTGAAGGTGGGGATAAAGCGGTTAGATATGGTATTGATTTTAAGTATGATAAAGACAATGGGGTGATGAAAGGATCGGCTCGTGACCGCGGAGCTTTAGGTTTTTCACTTTCTTATAATCTAAAAGATAAACTTTTAGTAAGGAATTATCTGACTGTCAATAAAGTAAAATCTAAAGAATCCCCTTATGGTGACTTTTCCCAATATGCCTTGCTGAATCCCTATTATCCTTTTCAGGATGAGCACGGTAATCTGATCCGTAAGATGACGCAATACATAAATACCAATAAACAAATTTGGAACCCTGTGTATGAAGCAACGGTAGGAAATCGGGATGAAAGCGAGTATCTGGACGTGACCAATAATTTCAGTCTGGAATGGAGTATCGTACAAGGATTACGTTTGCGGGCCAATTTCTCTTACGGTGAAAAGAAAGAACAAGTGGAGACTTTTATTTCACCGGAATCATTGCAGTATGAAAGTTATGAGTTGTCGTCCGGTGAAGGATTGTTGAATAAAGGAGAAGGGTACCACGGGACGAGTAATACGTATAGTATGGATTTTAACTCGGTATTGACTTATTATTTGGGAGTGGGTAAACACTTTATCAATACGGCATTAGGTGTCAATCTGACAGAAAGTGGTAGTCGTAGTGTGAACTTCGACGTGAGAGGTTACCCTTCCAAGATGATGGATTATATCTCTTTGGCGAAGGAGTTTACCAATACCCATCCCGGAGGAAGTGAGGGAAAAACCCGATTGGCAGGTTTTTTTGCCAATGTCAATTATTCTTATGCGAATCGCTATTTATTGGATTTATCGGCTCGTTTGGATGGTTCGTCCATGTATGGTTCGGAATCTAAATTTTCTCCTTTCTGGGCAGTTGGTTTGGGTTGGAATATACACCATGAAAAATTTATGGAAAATACCGGTATTTCCAGACTGAAGATCCGTGGGTCTATTGGAACGACAGGAAAGGCTTCTTTTCAACCCTATCAATCTCAGACGATGTTCGAATATATACAGGACGGCTGGTATGCGACAGGAATCGGGGCAACCCTGATGGCTTTAGGGAATCCGAATCTGAAATGGGAAACGACGACTGCTTACGACTTGGGATTGGATTTCGGCATGTGGGAAGATCGGTTGACGGTGACTTTCGGGTATTATCTGAAAAAGACCAAAAACCTTTTGAGCAGTGTTACTTTGCCTACTTCTCTGGGATTTATTGATTATAAAGAAAACCTGGGACAGATGGAAAATGAAGGAGTGGAATTGGCTTTACGGAGTTTTGTCTATAAATCGAACGATTGGAATGTCAGTCTGTTTGTGAATATGGCTCATAATAAGAATCGTATCGTATCCATTTCGAATGCTTTGAGTTCCTATAACGATAAAGCCGATCAGGAACAGGCTAACAATGACGACTATAAAACCAAGCCGATGGTCCGGTATAAAGAGGGAAGATCTTCAACCGCTATTTATGCGATGAAATCGTTGGGTATCGACCCCGCTACCGGAAAAGAGTTATTCCAGCGTCAGGATGGTACTAATACGTACGTTTGGGATCCGAAAGAGAGTGTGGTGTGCGGTGATACAGAACCGAAAGTGACCGGAGCATTCGGAACGAATATAACCTGGAAGCAACTCAATCTAAACATGAATTTCAGTTATCGTCTGGGAGGACAGGTGTACAACCAGACCTTGATCAACCGGGTAGAGAATGCTGATCCGAGAGATAATGTAGACCGTCGGGTATTGGAGCAACGCTGGCAGAAACCAGGCGACCATACATTTTATAAAGACATCAACGATAAGTCGACGACTCCGGCTGGTTCCCGTTTTATACAGGATGAAAATGTATTACAGTTGGGATCTTTGTCATTGTCTTATGATTTGAAGAAAGAATGGCTGAAACCTATCGGTTTTGATATGGTTCGTTTGACAGCAATGATGAATGATGTGTTTCGTTTGTCGACAGTGAAGCGGGAGAGAGGGATTTCTTATCCATTTGCCCGTAGCATGAGTTTAGGTGTAATGGTTCAATTTTAA
- a CDS encoding PKD-like family lipoprotein, whose protein sequence is MNKIYILLLALLVMAGCYKDKGNYDYKTMYAIEIDGIDENKKYELWFGEPFTMPEPIIRFTDSTQAHDDLSYQWKLDTFVVSTEKCLNVTFGIEPQGWNDIFGAFIVKDERTGISYSQRFRVTLLSNFTNGWMWMTENQGKAELNMLASSKKFFQNVYTAVNNRELGPKAYGVVEHFDAGLNANGVLMMAGGPGSDGPVELDWSNLRKEVWTGEEFVGGSLPEDLQEIKAACFIKNYSCLVSGSGKLYVRYSPGGYLYQDRYPDFPFYGDYKLSSVVGYSFPPDYNVALFYEENEGRYLFLDNGELRGLDQVEDAGQKFSLVDPDKELIYLAPASQQQGKSLFYAVLRDKSDGKYYTQRFQFGIVGGQPTLTTIAQDVFPAVVNEKTRFAVGYTTKEAYYSQGAQIFRYNFELNDTPVAVADFKTGTITAFTLDSYGEQFGVCVQNGNTHDFYWTSTDGQEFEHVKQIPGEVKGLIYKSGGSWKYE, encoded by the coding sequence ATGAATAAGATATATATATTGTTACTGGCATTACTGGTAATGGCCGGTTGCTATAAGGATAAAGGAAATTATGATTATAAAACAATGTATGCAATTGAAATTGATGGGATCGATGAAAATAAAAAATATGAACTCTGGTTTGGAGAACCTTTTACGATGCCGGAACCGATTATTCGTTTTACCGATAGTACACAGGCACATGATGATCTGTCCTATCAATGGAAGCTGGATACGTTTGTGGTTTCTACTGAAAAATGTCTGAATGTTACTTTTGGGATAGAACCCCAAGGGTGGAATGATATTTTCGGTGCTTTTATCGTTAAAGACGAACGTACGGGAATCTCATATAGTCAGCGTTTTCGGGTGACTTTGCTAAGTAATTTTACGAATGGTTGGATGTGGATGACTGAAAATCAAGGAAAAGCGGAGTTGAACATGTTGGCGAGCAGTAAAAAGTTTTTTCAGAATGTTTATACGGCAGTTAATAACAGGGAATTGGGGCCTAAAGCTTATGGAGTGGTAGAACATTTTGATGCCGGTTTGAATGCAAACGGTGTATTGATGATGGCCGGAGGGCCGGGATCGGACGGACCGGTAGAATTAGACTGGAGTAACCTTCGGAAAGAGGTGTGGACCGGAGAGGAATTTGTCGGCGGAAGCTTGCCGGAAGATTTGCAAGAAATTAAGGCAGCTTGTTTTATAAAGAATTATTCCTGTTTGGTTTCCGGGTCCGGGAAATTGTATGTCCGTTATTCTCCCGGAGGGTATTTGTACCAGGACCGGTATCCGGATTTTCCTTTCTACGGGGATTATAAGCTCTCTTCTGTGGTGGGGTATAGTTTCCCTCCTGATTATAATGTCGCTTTATTTTATGAAGAAAATGAAGGAAGATATTTGTTTTTGGATAACGGAGAGTTACGGGGATTAGATCAGGTGGAGGATGCGGGACAAAAATTCAGCCTGGTTGATCCTGATAAAGAGTTGATCTATCTGGCTCCGGCTTCTCAGCAGCAGGGGAAGAGTTTGTTTTATGCCGTTTTGCGGGATAAGTCGGATGGAAAATATTATACTCAGCGTTTTCAATTCGGGATCGTGGGAGGACAACCGACATTGACAACAATTGCACAGGATGTATTTCCGGCAGTTGTGAATGAAAAGACCCGTTTTGCAGTGGGATATACAACGAAGGAGGCTTATTATTCTCAGGGAGCACAAATTTTCCGGTATAATTTTGAATTGAACGATACTCCGGTAGCTGTAGCCGATTTTAAAACAGGAACAATAACAGCTTTTACCCTTGATTCTTATGGAGAACAGTTCGGTGTGTGTGTACAAAATGGAAATACTCATGACTTCTATTGGACGAGTACGGATGGACAGGAGTTCGAGCATGTGAAACAAATTCCCGGAGAAGTCAAAGGTTTGATATATAAATCGGGTGGTTCTTGGAAGTATGAATAA
- a CDS encoding DUF4843 domain-containing protein → MKAKILALIIGLGMGLVFCSCEKDLEKYSGTDYIRFVSVFEKDSVDYNFGLAGKTTTDRIGIEVKVTGEVLDYDREYKVKVNPASTVQEGVHFNIPAQNCKLRANRVTDTLWVEVMNTEELKAEKLYLQLDLVESAHFKLCFPESNSCKIYLTDRIVRPGWWDEWHETEGLGSYSETKYRLFIRISGTFDLENIAYPEKRAAILKFKYYLEEEAAQGRVIMDENNQPMQVKMVG, encoded by the coding sequence ATGAAAGCAAAGATATTGGCATTGATCATAGGGTTGGGAATGGGATTGGTGTTCTGTTCCTGTGAAAAAGACCTCGAAAAGTATTCGGGTACGGACTATATACGTTTTGTATCGGTGTTTGAAAAGGACAGTGTGGATTATAATTTCGGATTGGCTGGAAAGACAACGACAGATCGTATTGGCATAGAAGTGAAAGTGACAGGCGAAGTGTTGGATTATGACCGCGAATATAAGGTAAAGGTAAATCCGGCAAGTACGGTTCAGGAAGGGGTGCATTTCAATATTCCGGCGCAAAACTGTAAGTTGCGGGCCAATCGGGTTACGGATACACTTTGGGTTGAAGTGATGAATACAGAAGAATTGAAAGCGGAAAAATTGTATCTGCAGTTGGATTTGGTGGAGAGTGCCCATTTTAAATTGTGTTTCCCGGAGAGTAATAGTTGTAAAATATATCTGACTGATCGGATCGTTCGGCCCGGATGGTGGGATGAGTGGCATGAAACCGAAGGATTGGGTAGTTATTCTGAAACGAAATATCGTTTGTTTATCCGGATTAGCGGTACTTTTGATTTGGAAAATATTGCTTATCCGGAAAAGAGGGCCGCTATCCTGAAGTTTAAATATTATCTGGAAGAAGAAGCCGCTCAGGGACGGGTAATCATGGATGAGAATAATCAACCTATGCAGGTGAAGATGGTGGGATAG
- a CDS encoding RagB/SusD family nutrient uptake outer membrane protein gives MTAAILLGCAVLSQSCTSWLDITPEAQVNDKKIFSTPQGFKDVLNGIYITASGEKLYANNLLFGFTDVLAQYYAIPDETHEFAQLAKYQYKDVNISPKIDEMWLELYFCIANCNILLERLEEVGPDFFEDERTYYILHGEARALRAFFHFDLLRLFASSYKADPGYTAIPYITKYSNKVSPQKTVSEVIDSVIVDLKAAVTDLEGRDPIFDPLYQATTGSDMYMWTQPMPDRNEFLSYRGFRLNYYAVNALLARVYAYKLDKKQAYDYAKIVLESGVFKFIDYWKITSDIQYRNRILRPEIVFGFNVPRMTKVFEPYSPSYSSSKKWLTIKNSEQMFEGSANDYRLNYLMEHEILAAFDRPSCIKFVKPENADEMTEEEMGRIAPMIRISEMYYYVCEYLMDSDLNGAKTELQKLRNARNAKEALIANSPAELEDVIVNDARREFMCEGQLFYFYKRLGRKVVDESGNYTMTEKDFVLPLPDVELEFGNRLSELYK, from the coding sequence ATGACAGCTGCAATCCTGTTGGGATGTGCTGTCCTCTCACAGTCCTGTACGTCGTGGTTGGATATTACTCCGGAGGCACAGGTGAACGACAAGAAAATATTTTCTACTCCTCAGGGATTTAAGGATGTATTGAACGGGATTTATATTACCGCTTCGGGTGAAAAATTGTATGCCAATAATTTATTGTTCGGATTTACGGATGTTTTGGCTCAGTATTACGCTATTCCGGACGAGACACATGAGTTTGCCCAGTTGGCCAAGTACCAATACAAGGATGTGAATATTTCGCCTAAAATTGATGAGATGTGGCTGGAATTGTATTTCTGTATTGCCAATTGTAATATTTTATTGGAAAGATTGGAGGAAGTCGGTCCGGATTTTTTTGAGGATGAGCGTACTTATTATATTTTACATGGAGAAGCCAGGGCTTTAAGGGCTTTTTTCCATTTTGATCTGTTGCGTTTGTTTGCATCTTCGTATAAAGCAGATCCGGGATATACAGCTATTCCGTATATTACAAAATATTCGAATAAAGTGTCGCCTCAAAAGACGGTCAGTGAAGTGATCGATAGTGTGATTGTAGATCTGAAAGCTGCCGTTACCGATCTGGAAGGCCGGGATCCTATTTTTGATCCGTTGTATCAGGCAACTACTGGCTCGGATATGTATATGTGGACCCAGCCGATGCCTGACCGGAATGAATTTTTGTCTTATCGTGGATTCCGTCTGAATTATTATGCTGTGAATGCTTTGCTAGCACGGGTATATGCTTATAAACTGGACAAAAAACAGGCTTACGATTATGCTAAAATTGTGTTGGAATCGGGAGTATTCAAATTTATCGATTATTGGAAGATTACTAGCGATATTCAATATCGGAACCGGATTTTACGGCCTGAGATCGTCTTTGGATTCAATGTACCCCGGATGACTAAAGTGTTTGAACCTTATTCGCCCAGCTATAGTAGCAGCAAAAAGTGGTTGACGATAAAGAATAGTGAACAGATGTTTGAAGGAAGTGCCAATGATTACCGTTTGAACTATCTGATGGAGCATGAAATATTGGCTGCTTTCGATCGGCCCAGTTGTATCAAATTTGTGAAGCCTGAGAATGCTGATGAGATGACGGAAGAGGAGATGGGGAGGATAGCTCCGATGATTCGGATTAGTGAGATGTATTATTATGTTTGTGAATATCTGATGGATAGCGATCTGAATGGAGCTAAAACAGAATTACAGAAATTACGGAATGCCCGGAATGCCAAGGAGGCCTTGATTGCAAATTCACCCGCAGAGCTGGAAGATGTGATTGTTAACGATGCCCGCCGGGAGTTTATGTGCGAAGGGCAGCTGTTTTATTTCTACAAACGGTTGGGACGGAAAGTAGTAGATGAGTCCGGAAATTATACCATGACGGAGAAAGATTTCGTATTACCGTTGCCGGACGTGGAATTGGAATTCGGTAACAGATTGTCTGAACTTTATAAATAG
- a CDS encoding thioredoxin fold domain-containing protein, giving the protein MRRLVVLFCLFLLCIQEIYAQQQVSDELRAYNDYLLSLSCYKASGELNMAIGEKFMEGDIAGVRRLSAEREKLLMQSIDSVLAFRADAKKSEAAAQLVTRLVFNLGFENTGKVLNRFEPGFDPLCLQEVRQSLEKESKVRPGMPAADFKVFDREGKEYTLASFKGKYIFLEFSASWCSWCKKEIPSIRQAYERFKDSVVFITIHLDDNRDKWLKDLETHAVPWYCLTDLKAWKSPVAKAYNIAGVPDCFIIGKDGLIKAKELRREEITQQLEKLLAAGKGIQFRTGSFQDALQEAEATGKLIFLDGYTSWCAPCKMMNTTVFTDPEVGHFFNEHFINVKFDMEKGEGRELLKRYGMQVFPTYLLLDAAGNEVHRVVGGHDAGEFIRLIREGMDPENSIAGMQKRYETGDREADFLRRYITTLGGISV; this is encoded by the coding sequence ATGAGAAGATTAGTTGTTTTATTTTGTCTGTTCTTGTTGTGTATACAGGAAATATATGCACAACAGCAGGTGTCTGATGAGCTGCGTGCTTATAATGATTATCTATTGAGTTTATCCTGCTATAAAGCTTCGGGTGAGTTGAATATGGCTATCGGTGAGAAGTTTATGGAGGGAGATATTGCCGGAGTACGCCGGCTGTCGGCAGAGAGAGAAAAGTTATTGATGCAATCCATTGATAGTGTATTGGCTTTCCGTGCAGATGCCAAAAAAAGTGAAGCGGCGGCACAGTTGGTTACCCGGTTGGTATTTAATCTGGGATTTGAAAATACCGGAAAAGTATTGAATCGGTTTGAACCGGGATTCGATCCTTTGTGTTTACAGGAAGTGAGACAAAGTTTAGAGAAGGAGAGTAAAGTGCGTCCGGGAATGCCTGCTGCCGATTTTAAGGTGTTCGACCGGGAGGGAAAAGAGTATACCTTGGCTAGCTTTAAGGGAAAATATATTTTTCTGGAATTCAGTGCATCCTGGTGTAGTTGGTGTAAGAAGGAAATTCCTTCCATCCGGCAGGCTTATGAACGGTTTAAAGATAGTGTGGTGTTTATCACCATTCATTTAGATGATAACCGGGATAAATGGTTGAAGGACCTGGAAACTCATGCTGTGCCCTGGTATTGCCTGACAGATCTGAAAGCCTGGAAGAGTCCGGTGGCTAAGGCATATAATATTGCCGGAGTGCCTGATTGTTTTATCATTGGTAAAGACGGTTTGATCAAGGCGAAGGAGTTGCGCCGGGAAGAGATTACGCAACAGTTGGAAAAGTTATTGGCTGCCGGCAAAGGAATTCAATTCAGGACCGGTAGTTTTCAGGATGCTTTACAAGAGGCTGAAGCGACGGGTAAACTGATCTTTTTGGATGGTTATACTTCGTGGTGTGCTCCTTGTAAAATGATGAATACTACTGTCTTCACCGATCCGGAAGTGGGGCACTTCTTTAACGAGCATTTTATCAATGTTAAATTTGATATGGAAAAGGGCGAGGGACGGGAGTTATTGAAGCGTTATGGGATGCAGGTATTTCCAACTTATTTATTGCTGGATGCAGCAGGGAACGAGGTACACCGGGTCGTTGGCGGACATGATGCCGGTGAATTTATCCGGCTGATCCGGGAAGGAATGGATCCGGAAAATTCGATTGCAGGGATGCAGAAACGTTATGAAACAGGTGACCGGGAGGCTGATTTCCTTCGCCGGTATATTACGACTTTGGGGGGGATATCGGTTTGA
- a CDS encoding MmcQ/YjbR family DNA-binding protein gives MNIEEFRAYCLSFKGVYEKMPFSGVADKYSRDVLCFYVADKWFCFVNIEVFDFCCLKCQPEESGELQAGYIGIKPGWHMNKKYWISIYFNQDVPDIMIKELVGKSYEIVVRSLSKKEREKLTSDDD, from the coding sequence ATGAATATTGAAGAGTTCAGAGCATATTGCTTGTCATTCAAAGGAGTATACGAAAAGATGCCATTTTCAGGAGTTGCCGATAAATACAGCCGTGACGTCCTGTGTTTCTACGTAGCGGATAAATGGTTTTGCTTCGTCAATATCGAAGTTTTCGATTTTTGTTGCCTCAAATGCCAACCCGAAGAATCCGGAGAATTACAAGCCGGATATATTGGAATAAAACCGGGCTGGCATATGAACAAGAAATATTGGATCAGTATTTACTTTAACCAGGATGTCCCCGATATCATGATAAAAGAACTGGTCGGCAAATCCTACGAAATCGTAGTCCGAAGCCTAAGCAAAAAAGAACGGGAAAAGCTGACCTCAGATGATGATTGA
- a CDS encoding FecR family protein has protein sequence MRLDMNIFQIAAKYAANLMGIATPEEREALENWKQESVWHTNLAERLDQEEDFKENQQLLERFSVTEAWKKMEKNLDKAMGRRAGGRRWWKYAAVILVMLGGGFWYFQMKTAVPVKPPLIVQQSIPSGKRSAKLTLGNGKVVKLVPDGRFTLAEMDGTVIQKDSTGIDYRQIGVGEDTLVYNQMETLTGMEYTLTLSDGTRVYLNAESRLKYPVVFRGTERVVELSGEAYFKVSKDALRPFVVKMNGVNVRVLGTSFNVRSYADEGQVVTTLVEGKVKVNDQDIVAGEQAVYSKNDGKTTVRQVEVEQYVAWQEGTFVFRNERLENVMKTLGRWYGVEFHFIDERAKEIRIGARFGRYDDMQPIVDMIKKTNLVEVLQTNRCLYISEKK, from the coding sequence ATGCGATTGGATATGAATATTTTTCAGATAGCGGCTAAGTATGCAGCCAACTTAATGGGGATTGCTACGCCGGAAGAACGGGAGGCGTTGGAAAACTGGAAGCAGGAAAGCGTGTGGCATACCAATCTGGCGGAGAGATTGGATCAGGAAGAAGATTTTAAAGAAAACCAGCAGTTGTTGGAACGTTTTTCTGTTACAGAGGCCTGGAAAAAAATGGAGAAGAATCTGGATAAGGCTATGGGAAGACGTGCCGGGGGGAGGAGGTGGTGGAAATATGCTGCTGTCATTTTAGTGATGTTGGGAGGTGGATTCTGGTATTTTCAGATGAAAACAGCTGTGCCCGTAAAGCCGCCCCTTATTGTGCAGCAGAGTATTCCTTCCGGAAAGCGAAGTGCAAAATTAACCTTAGGAAATGGAAAGGTGGTAAAGCTTGTTCCGGACGGTCGGTTTACTTTGGCAGAGATGGATGGTACTGTGATTCAAAAGGATTCTACGGGGATTGATTACAGGCAGATCGGAGTAGGTGAAGATACGCTTGTTTATAATCAGATGGAAACTTTGACCGGGATGGAGTATACGTTGACTTTATCTGATGGTACGCGGGTTTATTTGAATGCTGAGAGCCGGCTAAAATATCCGGTAGTATTCCGTGGCACAGAGCGGGTGGTAGAATTGAGTGGAGAGGCTTATTTTAAAGTGTCTAAAGATGCACTTCGTCCTTTTGTAGTAAAGATGAATGGGGTGAATGTACGGGTGTTGGGGACTTCGTTTAATGTTCGTTCATATGCAGATGAAGGGCAGGTGGTAACAACTTTGGTGGAAGGAAAAGTGAAGGTGAACGATCAGGATATTGTGGCAGGAGAGCAGGCCGTGTATTCGAAAAATGACGGTAAAACGACCGTACGGCAGGTTGAAGTAGAACAATATGTGGCCTGGCAGGAAGGAACGTTTGTATTCCGGAATGAACGATTGGAAAATGTTATGAAAACATTGGGGCGTTGGTATGGGGTGGAATTTCATTTTATAGACGAAAGAGCTAAAGAAATCCGGATCGGTGCAAGGTTTGGAAGGTATGATGATATGCAACCGATTGTTGATATGATAAAGAAGACAAATTTAGTAGAGGTGTTGCAGACAAACCGTTGTTTGTATATATCGGAGAAAAAATGA